The following coding sequences lie in one Flavobacterium sp. 20NA77.7 genomic window:
- the porU gene encoding type IX secretion system sortase PorU — protein MKRSVVLLLFAFYTVFAQDTKEITLQWTPKNDFIFGSIKYVIPQFQRENLEYNPSEKTLFFVSNFKTEQLVSEFNYQITNIVFEPINVDELTDLNLSKLPNDINFKLKSSFAREEPMVFLSFNPIVKEGALYKKVKQLTLSYTTNQLSRNANQNSISAVQNSVLATGNWFRFYIKKSGIYKVSKTFLRELGFDVNVDPRKIKIYGNGGRMLPLQNNFSYPNDLEENAILFAGENDGVFNDEDYILFYAEGVDNWNTESLTHENLYADNSYYYVTYGTTNGKRIQNYVQPAGASTLQLNTYDGYVFHETDLVNPGKIGRRWFGEAFDLDNDQTFSFDLLNYIPGSNVNLTANFCAISFGSTSFKVKANGIDLATLPINTLTGTSGVLGFENILNQSFVPSGNTVAINLTYNNGGVPSSKGYLDYITLKYNASLKGMGKQFRFSNGLVETNIGIGEFTVANATSIQSVWDITDIYNVTKIDNNQSTLIFKTNLGQPKKFIALDLNDVYTPSKETLTRVANQNLKGTIFQNSQGNFQDIDYLIITPNALFSQAENLAALHRSQQNLNTKVVSLESIYQEFGGGKQDIAAIRNFIKYVYANASTVSKRVKYVNLFGDASYDYKDRIRNNTNIVPIFHGFYPASSLVQNNSTNFSLFASFMSDDFFVMMDDNEGDMQTNVDGLDIAVGRMLVSSSEQAAEMVNKVYEYYDEKSYGRWRNNLVYYADDPDPFKSGDWFLQKDLNVLADQVTLANPFFNTKKIYTDAYTQEVSAGGPRYPQAKKDFLDAIELGALVLNYYGHGNEESFAIERIFEKADAQELNNRYKYPLFITITCEFTRFDDPSRPTGGEYMYWNKSGGAISMLATTRQIGQSTGIQLNEDIYDYLFAMQNGAYISIAEALRKAKILPGSTNRRVVFYIGDPALKLAIPKPKIVLTKLNDQPIATTTATLQALSLVKFSGEVVDENNTLLPSYNGDLAVQVFDKNLNRLTLDNDNVSVLLNQPKLNFATLGETIYRGNASVTNGLFEFSFVVPQDIQIPLGTGRISFYAKSVQPQLQNQSGYSNLIKVGGVNLNAPADTTPPKVKLYMNDTNFVSGGITNNSPIFLAFLEDEHGINTASGIGHDIVAILDNDENNPYVLNDYYETENNDYTKGKVTYPFRNLAPGLHTILFKAWDVYNNLITAEIQFVVVGNEELALTHVLNYPNPFVSYTEFWFNHNRPFESLDVQVQILTVSGKLVKTINQTVLTDGFLSREIKWDGKDDFGDKIGKGVYVYKLTVKSTLTGTKTEKIEKLVIL, from the coding sequence ATGAAAAGAAGTGTTGTTTTATTATTATTTGCTTTTTACACTGTCTTTGCTCAGGATACAAAGGAAATTACGTTGCAATGGACACCAAAAAATGATTTTATTTTTGGGAGTATAAAATATGTTATACCTCAATTTCAAAGGGAAAATTTAGAGTATAATCCTTCGGAGAAAACACTATTTTTTGTCTCTAATTTTAAGACAGAACAATTAGTTTCAGAATTTAACTATCAAATTACAAATATTGTTTTTGAGCCTATTAATGTTGACGAGTTAACCGATTTAAATCTTTCTAAACTACCAAATGATATTAATTTTAAACTTAAATCTTCTTTTGCAAGAGAAGAGCCTATGGTTTTTTTAAGTTTTAATCCAATTGTAAAAGAGGGTGCTTTGTACAAAAAAGTAAAACAACTTACGCTTTCTTATACTACCAATCAGTTGTCTCGAAATGCCAATCAAAATAGTATTTCTGCCGTTCAAAATTCGGTTTTAGCTACTGGAAATTGGTTTCGATTTTATATTAAAAAATCGGGTATTTATAAAGTTTCTAAGACGTTTTTAAGAGAATTGGGCTTTGATGTAAATGTAGATCCTCGAAAAATTAAAATTTACGGGAATGGAGGTAGAATGTTGCCGTTACAGAACAATTTTAGTTATCCCAATGATTTAGAAGAAAATGCAATTTTATTTGCAGGGGAAAATGATGGGGTGTTTAATGATGAGGATTATATATTGTTTTATGCTGAGGGGGTTGATAATTGGAATACAGAAAGTTTAACCCATGAAAATTTGTATGCTGATAATTCTTATTATTATGTAACCTATGGTACTACAAATGGAAAGCGTATTCAAAATTATGTACAGCCCGCAGGAGCTTCAACACTTCAGCTAAATACTTATGATGGCTATGTATTTCATGAAACAGATTTAGTAAATCCAGGAAAAATTGGTAGGCGTTGGTTTGGTGAGGCTTTTGACTTAGATAATGATCAAACATTTTCTTTTGATTTGCTAAATTATATACCAGGTAGTAATGTCAATTTAACGGCTAATTTTTGTGCAATTTCCTTTGGTTCAACTTCCTTCAAAGTTAAAGCAAATGGTATAGATTTGGCTACATTGCCTATAAATACACTTACAGGAACATCGGGAGTTTTGGGATTTGAAAACATACTAAATCAATCATTTGTACCTTCGGGGAATACTGTTGCTATTAATTTGACTTATAACAATGGGGGAGTGCCTTCCTCAAAAGGTTATTTAGACTACATTACCTTAAAATACAATGCCTCTTTAAAAGGAATGGGAAAACAATTTAGATTTTCAAATGGGTTAGTGGAAACAAATATTGGGATAGGTGAATTTACAGTAGCTAATGCAACTTCGATTCAATCGGTTTGGGATATTACAGATATTTATAATGTTACTAAAATAGACAATAATCAGTCTACTTTAATTTTTAAAACAAATTTAGGGCAACCAAAAAAATTTATTGCACTTGATTTAAATGATGTTTATACTCCTTCAAAAGAAACGCTTACAAGGGTTGCTAATCAAAATCTAAAAGGAACTATTTTTCAAAATAGTCAAGGAAATTTTCAAGATATAGATTATTTAATTATTACGCCAAACGCTTTATTTAGTCAGGCTGAAAATTTAGCAGCACTACATCGTTCACAGCAAAATTTGAATACTAAAGTGGTAAGTCTTGAATCCATTTATCAAGAATTTGGAGGTGGCAAGCAAGATATTGCAGCGATTAGAAATTTTATAAAATATGTATATGCAAATGCCTCTACAGTTTCAAAAAGAGTAAAATATGTTAATCTTTTTGGCGATGCGTCTTATGATTATAAAGATCGAATTAGAAACAATACGAATATAGTTCCAATTTTTCATGGATTTTATCCCGCAAGTTCATTGGTTCAAAATAACAGCACTAATTTTTCATTATTTGCATCATTTATGTCCGATGATTTTTTTGTTATGATGGACGATAATGAAGGAGATATGCAAACCAATGTAGATGGCTTAGATATAGCTGTAGGGCGCATGTTGGTCTCTTCTAGTGAGCAAGCAGCCGAAATGGTTAATAAGGTGTATGAATATTATGATGAAAAATCATATGGAAGATGGCGTAACAATTTAGTTTACTATGCAGATGATCCCGATCCTTTTAAGTCAGGAGATTGGTTTTTGCAAAAAGATTTAAATGTTTTGGCCGATCAAGTTACATTGGCTAATCCTTTTTTCAATACAAAAAAAATATATACCGATGCATATACCCAAGAAGTTAGTGCGGGAGGTCCAAGGTATCCTCAGGCAAAAAAAGACTTTTTAGATGCGATTGAATTAGGTGCATTAGTCCTTAATTATTACGGACATGGAAACGAAGAAAGTTTTGCTATTGAACGTATTTTTGAAAAAGCTGATGCACAAGAGTTAAATAATAGGTATAAATATCCCTTATTTATAACGATTACGTGCGAGTTTACCCGTTTTGATGATCCTAGTAGACCCACAGGGGGTGAATATATGTATTGGAACAAATCAGGCGGGGCTATCTCAATGTTAGCAACAACGAGACAGATAGGGCAGTCAACAGGGATTCAGTTAAATGAAGATATCTATGATTATTTGTTTGCCATGCAAAATGGAGCCTATATCTCTATTGCCGAGGCATTACGAAAAGCTAAAATTTTACCTGGGTCAACAAATAGAAGGGTTGTTTTTTATATTGGCGACCCAGCACTTAAGTTAGCTATCCCGAAACCAAAAATAGTGCTTACTAAATTAAATGACCAACCTATTGCTACTACAACGGCAACGTTGCAAGCCCTTTCTTTGGTAAAGTTTTCAGGAGAGGTGGTTGATGAAAATAACACACTATTACCAAGCTATAATGGTGATTTAGCAGTACAAGTTTTTGATAAAAATTTAAATAGATTAACATTAGATAATGATAATGTTTCTGTGTTGTTAAATCAACCTAAATTAAATTTTGCTACATTAGGCGAAACTATTTATCGCGGGAATGCTTCTGTAACTAATGGTTTGTTTGAATTTAGTTTTGTGGTGCCACAAGATATACAAATTCCTTTGGGCACAGGAAGAATTAGTTTTTATGCAAAAAGTGTTCAACCTCAATTGCAAAATCAATCTGGGTATTCTAATCTAATTAAAGTAGGAGGCGTAAACTTAAACGCTCCTGCAGATACAACGCCACCAAAAGTTAAATTGTATATGAATGATACTAATTTTGTAAGCGGTGGAATTACAAATAATAGCCCTATATTTTTAGCTTTTTTAGAAGATGAACACGGCATTAATACAGCCAGTGGAATAGGTCATGACATTGTAGCTATTTTAGACAATGATGAAAATAATCCGTATGTTTTAAATGATTATTATGAAACTGAAAATAATGATTACACTAAAGGAAAAGTAACGTATCCTTTTAGAAATTTAGCCCCGGGATTGCATACAATTTTATTTAAGGCGTGGGATGTATACAATAATTTAATCACAGCAGAAATTCAGTTTGTTGTAGTAGGAAATGAAGAATTGGCGTTGACGCATGTGCTCAATTATCCTAATCCTTTTGTGAGCTATACCGAATTTTGGTTCAATCATAATAGGCCATTTGAATCCTTGGATGTTCAAGTACAAATTTTGACAGTTTCTGGTAAATTAGTTAAAACAATTAATCAAACGGTTCTTACAGATGGATTTCTATCTAGAGAAATTAAATGGGATGGTAAAGATGATTTTGGTGATAAAATTGGAAAAGGGGTTTATGTATATAAATTAACCGTTAAATCCACATTAACAGGAACAAAAACAGAAAAAATAGAAAAACTTGTAATACTATAA
- the gldJ gene encoding gliding motility lipoprotein GldJ, translating into MKVTKIMALKLLVAITLTIGFTGCSKKGSTKGGSSATGWKINDKKGGFQYNTKFKQQETPPGMVSVEGGTFTMGKVDDDVMHDWNNSPTKQHVQSFYMDETEVTNMMYAEYLYWLKSVFPPSDEKYKNIYNGAIPDTLVWRNRLGYNETMTNNYLRHPAYADYPVVGVNWIQASEFCDWRTNRVNENILEREGYLKKDAKIKDVTADANFDTESYVNSPSKSFGGNAEIVKKKVMGQSGKKQVGEDVKNVYAQRSSGIILPEYRLPTEAEWEYAALALVGNREYNIYKGQKKYPWKGQYTRSGKRQYRGDQLANFKQGKGDYGGIAGWSDDGADITNKVKSYPANDFGLYDMAGNVAEWVADVYRPTVDDEANDFNYYRGNVYTKNKIGADGTVEFITSETIKYDTLSNGKIMARSFPGQIAQVPVDENETYLRQNFDKSDNRNYRDGDRQSTRYFNFGDSEEDAGKDKTNERMYHAPMHKIDVDSLGKMDKKYDRSDKRTTLIDDNVRVYKGGSWRDRAYWLDPASRRYFPQDMATDYIGFRCAMSKVGPKNNKKTPRGNVKSK; encoded by the coding sequence ATGAAAGTTACTAAAATTATGGCTTTAAAATTGTTGGTGGCAATAACGCTAACAATAGGTTTTACTGGTTGTAGCAAAAAAGGAAGCACTAAAGGTGGTTCTTCTGCAACAGGTTGGAAAATCAACGACAAAAAAGGCGGTTTCCAATACAACACTAAGTTTAAGCAACAAGAAACTCCCCCTGGAATGGTGTCTGTTGAAGGCGGTACATTTACTATGGGTAAAGTGGACGATGATGTAATGCATGATTGGAACAACTCCCCAACAAAACAACATGTTCAATCATTTTACATGGATGAAACGGAAGTAACAAATATGATGTATGCAGAATACTTATATTGGTTGAAATCTGTTTTTCCTCCATCAGACGAAAAATACAAAAATATTTATAACGGCGCTATTCCTGATACATTAGTATGGAGAAATCGTTTAGGTTATAATGAAACCATGACAAACAATTATTTAAGACATCCTGCGTATGCTGATTATCCTGTAGTAGGCGTTAATTGGATTCAGGCTTCTGAGTTTTGTGATTGGAGAACAAATCGTGTAAACGAAAATATCTTAGAAAGAGAAGGCTATTTGAAAAAAGATGCCAAAATAAAAGACGTAACTGCAGATGCTAATTTTGATACAGAATCCTATGTGAATTCTCCTTCAAAATCTTTTGGCGGCAATGCAGAAATTGTTAAGAAAAAAGTAATGGGCCAATCTGGTAAAAAACAAGTTGGTGAAGATGTAAAAAATGTATATGCTCAAAGAAGTTCTGGTATCATTTTACCTGAATACAGACTTCCTACCGAAGCTGAATGGGAATATGCTGCTTTAGCATTAGTAGGTAACAGAGAATATAACATTTATAAAGGACAAAAAAAATATCCTTGGAAAGGGCAATACACGCGCTCTGGAAAAAGACAATATAGAGGCGATCAATTAGCCAATTTTAAACAAGGAAAAGGAGATTATGGCGGTATTGCTGGCTGGTCTGATGATGGTGCAGATATTACTAATAAAGTAAAATCATATCCTGCAAATGATTTCGGTTTATATGACATGGCTGGTAACGTTGCTGAATGGGTTGCTGACGTGTACCGACCTACAGTTGATGATGAAGCTAATGATTTCAACTACTACAGAGGAAACGTTTATACAAAAAACAAAATTGGTGCTGATGGTACTGTAGAATTTATTACTTCAGAAACTATAAAATACGACACGTTAAGTAATGGTAAAATCATGGCAAGAAGTTTCCCAGGTCAAATTGCTCAAGTTCCAGTTGACGAAAACGAAACGTATTTAAGACAAAACTTTGATAAATCAGATAATAGAAATTACAGAGATGGTGACAGACAATCTACTCGCTATTTCAATTTTGGAGATTCTGAAGAAGATGCAGGAAAAGACAAAACAAACGAAAGAATGTATCATGCTCCAATGCATAAAATCGATGTTGATAGCCTTGGAAAAATGGACAAAAAATATGACCGTTCAGACAAAAGAACAACTTTAATAGACGACAATGTTCGTGTATATAAAGGAGGTTCATGGAGAGACAGAGCATATTGGTTAGACCCTGCTTCAAGAAGATACTTCCCACAAGATATGGCAACAGACTACATCGGATTTAGATGTGCTATGTCAAAAGTAGGACCAAAAAACAACAAGAAAACACCTAGAGGTAATGTTAAAAGCAAATAA
- a CDS encoding UDP-N-acetylmuramoyl-tripeptide--D-alanyl-D-alanine ligase, whose translation MKIEELYLYFLETTGVTTDTRKIEANNFFIALKGDTFNGNEFAEKALELGAKYALIDESKFKKNDQYILVDNCLETLQKLANYHRQQLPCTIIGLTGSNGKTTTKELIYAVLSQKYKTQATFGNLNNHIGVPLTLLSFRKDTEMGIVEMGANHQKEIEFLCQIAQPDFGYITNFGKAHLEGFGGVEGVIKGKSELYDYLTSSNHIAFINNDDPLQVEKTKYIETISFGLHAKNNFVTIDSIEANPMVKIKCNNTIIQSHLIGLYNANNINVAITIGSYFNIPIEIIKQAIENYIPTNNRSQLLQKETNTIILDAYNANPSSMQAALTNFFQLEEENKIAILGDMFELGEESFEEHKKIVELCKQQDTITFYFVGKEFVTQQIEQFNLHFFNSFEDFQLKFGIEKITHSFVLIKGSRGMRLERALDCM comes from the coding sequence ATGAAAATAGAAGAACTATACCTTTACTTTCTTGAAACTACTGGAGTAACAACAGACACTCGAAAAATCGAAGCAAATAACTTTTTTATCGCTTTAAAGGGTGATACGTTTAATGGAAATGAATTTGCAGAAAAAGCACTTGAGTTAGGCGCAAAATACGCTTTAATAGACGAAAGCAAATTCAAAAAAAACGACCAATATATTCTTGTTGATAATTGTTTAGAAACATTACAGAAATTAGCTAATTACCATCGCCAACAATTACCGTGTACAATTATTGGACTTACAGGTAGTAATGGAAAAACGACAACAAAAGAACTTATCTATGCCGTGCTTTCACAAAAATATAAAACACAAGCTACATTTGGCAACCTTAATAACCACATAGGTGTTCCTCTTACCTTGCTTTCGTTTCGTAAAGACACTGAAATGGGGATCGTAGAAATGGGCGCCAATCATCAAAAAGAAATTGAATTTTTATGCCAAATTGCCCAACCAGATTTTGGGTACATAACTAATTTTGGAAAGGCGCACTTAGAAGGCTTTGGTGGTGTTGAAGGAGTTATCAAAGGAAAAAGCGAATTGTATGACTATTTAACCTCTTCAAATCATATTGCTTTTATAAACAATGACGACCCGTTACAAGTTGAAAAAACCAAATATATAGAAACTATTTCATTTGGTTTACACGCAAAAAATAATTTTGTTACAATTGACTCTATTGAAGCGAATCCGATGGTGAAAATTAAATGTAACAATACAATCATTCAATCCCATCTCATTGGACTATATAACGCAAACAATATAAATGTTGCCATAACAATAGGGTCCTATTTTAACATTCCAATCGAAATCATAAAACAAGCAATCGAAAATTACATCCCCACAAATAACCGTTCTCAATTACTTCAAAAAGAAACTAACACTATCATACTTGACGCTTACAATGCAAACCCTAGTAGTATGCAAGCTGCATTAACAAACTTTTTTCAGCTAGAGGAAGAAAATAAAATTGCTATTTTAGGTGATATGTTTGAATTGGGAGAAGAAAGCTTTGAAGAACACAAAAAAATAGTGGAACTCTGCAAACAGCAAGATACAATTACTTTTTATTTTGTAGGAAAGGAATTTGTAACGCAACAAATAGAACAATTTAATTTACATTTTTTCAATTCCTTTGAAGATTTTCAGTTAAAATTTGGAATAGAAAAAATAACTCATTCATTTGTATTAATTAAAGGATCGAGAGGCATGCGTTTAGAACGAGCACTAGATTGTATGTAA
- a CDS encoding acyl-CoA dehydrogenase — protein sequence MDFNLSEEHLMIQQAARDFAQAELLPGVIERDEHSTFPTEQVKKMAELGFLGMMVDPKYGGAGLDSISYVVAMEEIAKVDASAAVIMSVNNSLVCAGLEKYCNEEQKQKYLVPLAQGDVIGAFCLSEPEAGSDATSQKTTAIDKGDYYLLNGTKNWITNGGTASTYIVIAQTDIEKGHKGINAFIVEKGWEGFSIGPKEKKMGIRGSDTHSLLFSDVKVPKENRIGEDGFGFNFAMGVLNGGRIGIASQALGIAQGAYELALKYAQERVAFGKPIFNHQAIAFKLADMHVKTTAARLLVHKAAAEKDEGKDIAHSGAMAKLYASEVALEVANEAVQIHGGNGYVSEYHVERMMRDSKITQIYEGTSEIQRIVISRGLVK from the coding sequence ATGGATTTCAATTTATCTGAAGAACATTTGATGATTCAACAAGCAGCGAGAGATTTTGCTCAAGCTGAATTATTACCCGGAGTAATCGAAAGAGATGAACATTCAACTTTTCCTACTGAGCAAGTCAAAAAAATGGCTGAGCTTGGTTTTTTAGGAATGATGGTTGATCCAAAATATGGTGGTGCAGGTTTAGATAGTATTTCGTATGTGGTAGCGATGGAAGAGATTGCTAAAGTAGATGCGTCTGCCGCAGTTATTATGTCGGTTAACAATTCGTTAGTTTGTGCCGGATTAGAAAAATATTGTAATGAAGAGCAAAAACAAAAATATTTAGTGCCCTTAGCGCAAGGTGATGTAATTGGAGCATTTTGTTTATCAGAGCCAGAAGCGGGTTCGGATGCCACTTCGCAAAAAACGACTGCCATTGATAAAGGTGATTATTATTTGTTAAATGGAACAAAAAATTGGATAACAAACGGAGGAACAGCCTCTACGTATATTGTTATTGCACAAACAGATATTGAAAAAGGACATAAAGGGATTAATGCTTTTATTGTAGAAAAAGGTTGGGAAGGATTTTCTATTGGCCCAAAAGAAAAGAAAATGGGAATTAGAGGTTCTGACACACATTCTTTATTGTTTAGTGATGTCAAAGTGCCTAAAGAAAACAGAATTGGTGAAGATGGATTTGGTTTTAATTTTGCGATGGGCGTGTTAAATGGAGGCAGAATAGGAATTGCTTCACAAGCATTAGGTATAGCACAAGGGGCTTATGAGCTGGCATTGAAATATGCACAAGAACGTGTAGCTTTTGGAAAACCAATTTTTAATCACCAAGCGATAGCATTTAAATTAGCGGATATGCATGTGAAAACTACAGCAGCACGCTTATTAGTTCATAAAGCAGCGGCTGAAAAAGATGAAGGAAAAGATATTGCACATTCTGGTGCTATGGCAAAATTGTATGCTTCTGAAGTAGCTTTAGAAGTGGCTAATGAAGCTGTTCAAATACATGGAGGAAATGGCTATGTAAGTGAGTATCATGTAGAGCGTATGATGCGAGATTCAAAAATTACTCAAATTTATGAAGGTACTTCTGAAATTCAACGAATTGTTATTTCTAGAGGGCTTGTCAAATAA
- a CDS encoding anhydro-N-acetylmuramic acid kinase, producing MFKNHYNVIGVMSGTSLDGVDIAHVNFTLNNATWHYKIGVCETIPYNQEWITALKNGINYGTTELETLNKKYTSYLGELISHFIAKNQLTNLDAICSHGHTILHQPQNGFTLQIGNLPEIASYFTVPFVCDFRIQDVELGGQGAPLVPIGDQILFSSYTYCLNLGGFSNVSMLENGKRIAFDISPVNTVLNLYAEKLGFHFDEGGKHAAKGILNTYLFDTLNALPFYHQPYPKSLGFEYVKDIILPLIEKFNCSTEDVLHTFTKHVAFQIAKVTTQKNSTLLVTGGGAYNTFLINEIQKNAPYIQITIPDTKTIEFKEALIFALLGVLKLRNEINVLASVTGAQKDHSSGKIFTTN from the coding sequence ATGTTTAAAAATCACTATAACGTTATAGGCGTGATGTCAGGAACTTCGTTAGACGGAGTAGATATTGCGCATGTAAATTTTACATTAAACAACGCTACTTGGCATTATAAAATAGGTGTTTGCGAGACAATACCTTATAACCAAGAATGGATTACAGCATTAAAAAACGGCATCAATTATGGCACAACTGAATTAGAAACGTTAAACAAAAAATACACTTCCTATTTAGGTGAATTAATTTCTCATTTCATTGCAAAAAATCAGCTAACTAATTTAGATGCTATTTGTTCGCACGGGCATACTATTTTACATCAACCCCAAAATGGTTTTACATTACAAATAGGAAATTTACCCGAAATAGCTTCTTATTTCACTGTTCCTTTTGTATGTGATTTTAGAATACAAGATGTTGAACTAGGTGGTCAAGGTGCGCCATTAGTTCCTATAGGAGACCAAATTTTATTTTCTTCCTATACGTATTGTTTAAACTTAGGTGGTTTTTCAAATGTTTCAATGCTTGAAAACGGAAAACGTATTGCTTTCGATATTTCTCCAGTAAATACCGTTTTAAATTTATATGCCGAAAAACTAGGTTTCCATTTTGACGAAGGCGGCAAACATGCCGCAAAAGGAATTTTAAACACCTACTTATTTGATACCCTAAACGCCCTACCCTTTTACCATCAACCGTATCCAAAATCTTTAGGTTTTGAATATGTAAAAGACATAATTCTTCCACTTATAGAAAAATTTAATTGTTCAACAGAAGATGTGTTACATACTTTTACTAAACATGTCGCCTTTCAAATTGCCAAAGTGACAACACAAAAAAACAGCACATTATTAGTTACTGGTGGTGGAGCATACAATACTTTCTTAATCAATGAAATCCAGAAAAATGCACCATATATCCAAATAACCATTCCTGACACCAAAACAATTGAATTTAAAGAAGCACTCATATTTGCCCTACTTGGTGTGTTAAAATTAAGAAATGAAATCAATGTTTTAGCAAGTGTAACGGGCGCCCAAAAAGATCACTCATCAGGTAAAATATTTACTACAAACTAA
- a CDS encoding Glu/Leu/Phe/Val dehydrogenase dimerization domain-containing protein, whose amino-acid sequence MKDLLKKFEDKEPEIVFNWKDPETEAEGWTVINSLRGGAAGGGTRMRKGLDMNEVLSLAKTMEVKFSVSGPAIGGAKSGINFDPADPRKKGVLERWYKAVSPLLKNYYGTGGDLNVDEIHEVIPMTEDCGVWHPQEGVFNGHFKPTEADKINRIGQLRQGVIKVIENPAYSPDVLKKYTVADMITGFGVAEAVKHFYTIYGGDVKGKRAIVQGFGNVGSAAAYYLSKMGAKVVGIIDRDGGVLNENGFTFEEITALFLAKDGNKLVAEHMIPFAEINEKIWKIGAEIFTPCAASRLVTQDQVNHMIASGLEVISCGANVPFADKEIFFGPIMEDTDKKISLIPDFISNCGMARVFAYFMEKKVQMTDEAIFNDSSEIIKKAIQKTYDLNSDKKNISARAFEIALKQLV is encoded by the coding sequence ATGAAAGATTTATTAAAAAAATTTGAAGATAAAGAACCAGAAATTGTATTCAACTGGAAAGATCCTGAAACAGAAGCGGAAGGCTGGACAGTAATCAACTCGTTAAGAGGCGGAGCTGCAGGTGGCGGAACACGTATGCGTAAAGGTTTAGACATGAATGAAGTACTTTCATTAGCTAAAACAATGGAAGTTAAATTTTCAGTATCTGGGCCGGCGATAGGTGGTGCAAAATCGGGTATTAACTTTGACCCTGCTGATCCACGTAAAAAAGGAGTCCTAGAAAGATGGTACAAAGCGGTTTCTCCTCTATTAAAAAATTATTATGGAACGGGTGGCGATTTAAATGTAGACGAAATCCATGAAGTAATCCCTATGACTGAAGATTGTGGTGTTTGGCATCCACAAGAAGGTGTTTTTAACGGGCATTTTAAACCCACTGAAGCGGATAAAATAAATAGAATAGGACAATTACGTCAAGGCGTTATAAAAGTTATCGAAAACCCAGCTTATTCACCAGATGTTTTAAAAAAATATACTGTTGCTGATATGATTACTGGCTTTGGAGTAGCCGAAGCGGTAAAACATTTTTATACAATTTATGGTGGAGATGTGAAAGGCAAAAGAGCTATTGTTCAAGGTTTTGGAAACGTAGGTTCAGCAGCTGCATACTATTTATCAAAAATGGGTGCTAAAGTAGTTGGTATTATCGATCGTGATGGAGGCGTATTGAATGAAAATGGATTTACATTTGAAGAAATAACAGCCTTATTTTTAGCAAAAGATGGTAATAAATTAGTCGCTGAACACATGATTCCATTTGCTGAAATAAATGAAAAAATATGGAAAATTGGAGCTGAAATTTTTACACCATGTGCTGCTTCTAGATTAGTGACTCAAGACCAAGTAAACCATATGATTGCTTCTGGATTAGAAGTTATTTCATGCGGTGCGAATGTTCCTTTTGCAGATAAAGAAATATTTTTTGGTCCAATCATGGAAGACACAGATAAAAAAATAAGCTTAATTCCAGACTTCATATCCAATTGTGGTATGGCTAGAGTTTTCGCTTATTTTATGGAGAAAAAAGTACAAATGACTGACGAAGCTATATTTAATGATTCTTCTGAAATTATTAAAAAAGCCATTCAAAAAACATATGATTTAAATTCAGACAAGAAGAACATTAGTGCAAGAGCTTTTGAAATTGCTTTAAAGCAGTTAGTATAA